The Eubacteriaceae bacterium Marseille-Q4139 genome has a window encoding:
- a CDS encoding sigma-54-dependent Fis family transcriptional regulator → MNQQEFESSFFMKTKSAAYQRTLQDCRRVAASNANVLLIGESGTGKDVAAQYIHLLSRRSDKPFVAVNCNAYTESLLEPELFGMEPGIFSDTIRRRVGKFELADHGTLFLDAIGDVSLTTQVKLLRAIETKEIERLGGNNKKYLDFRLITATSRDLPTEVLNGTFREDFFYRVSTIVIRIPPLRERKEDLEGMIHFLLKKAQEENEIRIDKIEDKAWEFLTSYDYPGNIRELKNTIDRMVVLSQNHVITTEGLPILYNLHRTTPTSSYSTHEMISWKEFKRRSEKEYLEWALRQTGWNINAAAKELNISARQIFNKINEYNIEKPF, encoded by the coding sequence ATGAATCAGCAGGAATTTGAAAGTTCCTTTTTCATGAAAACAAAATCAGCCGCCTACCAGAGGACGCTTCAGGACTGCCGGCGGGTGGCGGCTTCCAATGCCAACGTGCTTTTAATCGGCGAGTCGGGAACGGGAAAGGACGTGGCGGCGCAGTATATCCACCTTCTGAGCCGCCGTTCGGACAAGCCCTTTGTGGCCGTAAACTGCAACGCTTACACCGAATCCCTTCTGGAGCCGGAGCTTTTCGGCATGGAGCCGGGCATCTTTTCCGACACCATAAGGCGGCGGGTCGGAAAGTTTGAGCTGGCCGATCACGGGACGCTGTTTCTTGATGCCATCGGTGACGTCAGCCTGACGACCCAGGTGAAGCTTCTGAGGGCCATCGAGACAAAGGAAATCGAGCGGCTCGGCGGGAACAACAAAAAATATCTGGACTTCCGCCTGATTACGGCCACCAGCCGTGATCTGCCCACCGAGGTCTTAAACGGCACCTTCCGGGAAGACTTTTTCTACCGGGTCAGCACCATCGTCATCCGGATCCCGCCTTTAAGGGAGCGCAAAGAGGATTTGGAGGGGATGATCCACTTTCTTTTAAAGAAGGCCCAGGAGGAAAACGAGATCCGCATTGATAAGATCGAGGATAAAGCCTGGGAGTTTCTCACAAGTTATGACTATCCGGGAAATATCAGAGAGCTAAAAAACACCATCGACCGGATGGTTGTCCTGTCCCAGAACCATGTGATTACCACGGAGGGGCTCCCGATCCTCTATAATCTCCACAGGACGACGCCGACTTCCTCTTACAGCACCCATGAGATGATCTCCTGGAAGGAGTTTAAGAGGCGCAGTGAAAAGGAATATCTGGAATGGGCGCTCCGGCAGACCGGCTGGAACATCAACGCAGCAGCCAAGGAGCTAAACATCAGCGCCCGCCAGATTTTCAATAAAATCAATGAATATAACATCGAAAAGCCCTTCTAG
- a CDS encoding GrdX family protein: MYRIVTNNRLCRDKYGSQVEMDYLENGSYLDVLLKVKDYIQKGWCLETHPMTGSLKPNQTPYKSVMISNRPVDREDFYNQEITMENSVSICQKFQAIRQTPDWPEHLREDYREVDLSLIEGALQKILNF, from the coding sequence ATGTATCGGATTGTGACAAACAACAGGCTCTGCCGTGATAAATACGGCAGCCAGGTCGAAATGGATTATCTGGAAAACGGGAGCTATCTCGACGTGCTCCTGAAGGTAAAGGACTATATCCAGAAAGGCTGGTGCCTGGAGACACATCCGATGACGGGAAGCTTAAAGCCCAACCAGACCCCATATAAATCGGTTATGATCTCGAACCGGCCTGTGGACCGTGAAGATTTCTACAATCAGGAAATCACCATGGAAAACAGCGTCAGTATCTGTCAGAAGTTTCAGGCGATCCGGCAGACGCCGGACTGGCCGGAGCATCTCAGGGAAGACTACCGGGAAGTGGATCTTTCGCTGATTGAAGGGGCGCTACAAAAAATCCTAAATTTTTAA
- a CDS encoding glycine/sarcosine/betaine reductase component B subunit, with translation MKLELGIIPISDIQFGAESKVENGTIYVNADELKALLLEDESLKSVEFDIAKPGESVRIMPVKDVIEPRVKVSGEGAMFPGVISKVATVGSGRTNVLRGSAVVTTGKIVGFQEGIIDMCGTGAEYTPFSKLNNLVVVCEPVDGLAKHAHEHAVRMAGLKAADYIGKLAKDIEAEEVETYETVSVKEGLAKWPELPRVAYVLMLQSQGLMHDTYVYGVDMKQSLPTIINPTETMDGAILSGNCVSACDKNTTYHHLNNPVIKDLFAQHGKTLNFVGVIITNENVYLADKMRSSDWTSKLCEWLGLDGAIVSQEGFGNPDTDLIMNCKKIEGKGVKTVIITDEYAGRDGASQSLADADAAANAVVTGGNANEVIHLGPMDKVIGYPEVADIIAGGFDGSLQKDGSIVAELQVITGATNEMGFNKLSAR, from the coding sequence ATGAAACTCGAATTAGGAATCATTCCGATTAGCGACATTCAGTTCGGAGCAGAATCCAAGGTGGAAAACGGTACCATCTATGTGAATGCCGACGAGTTGAAAGCCCTTCTGCTGGAAGACGAATCTCTCAAGTCCGTTGAGTTTGACATTGCCAAACCGGGCGAGAGCGTTCGCATCATGCCGGTCAAAGATGTAATTGAACCGCGCGTGAAGGTTAGCGGAGAAGGGGCAATGTTCCCAGGAGTAATTTCCAAGGTGGCAACCGTTGGAAGCGGACGTACAAACGTCCTTCGCGGAAGCGCAGTTGTAACCACAGGAAAGATCGTGGGATTCCAGGAAGGCATTATTGACATGTGCGGCACAGGAGCGGAGTACACACCGTTCTCCAAGTTAAACAACCTGGTGGTTGTTTGCGAGCCTGTGGACGGACTTGCAAAGCATGCCCATGAGCATGCAGTCCGTATGGCTGGCCTTAAGGCTGCTGATTACATCGGCAAGCTGGCTAAGGACATTGAGGCAGAAGAGGTTGAAACGTATGAGACCGTATCTGTGAAGGAAGGCCTTGCAAAATGGCCGGAGCTTCCGAGAGTCGCTTATGTTCTGATGCTTCAGAGCCAGGGACTTATGCATGACACCTATGTCTACGGTGTGGACATGAAACAGTCTCTGCCGACCATCATCAATCCGACAGAAACCATGGATGGCGCAATCTTAAGCGGAAACTGCGTTTCTGCATGCGACAAGAACACCACCTACCACCATCTGAACAATCCGGTTATCAAGGATCTGTTTGCTCAGCATGGCAAGACCTTGAACTTTGTAGGCGTTATCATTACAAATGAGAACGTGTACCTGGCTGATAAGATGCGTTCCTCTGACTGGACAAGCAAACTCTGCGAGTGGCTTGGCTTAGACGGCGCAATCGTATCCCAGGAAGGCTTCGGAAACCCGGATACCGACCTGATCATGAACTGCAAGAAGATCGAGGGCAAGGGCGTTAAGACTGTTATCATCACCGATGAGTACGCAGGCCGCGACGGCGCTTCCCAGTCCTTAGCAGATGCTGATGCTGCTGCAAACGCAGTAGTAACAGGCGGAAATGCCAATGAAGTGATTCACCTTGGCCCGATGGACAAGGTAATCGGATATCCGGAAGTTGCGGATATCATCGCAGGCGGATTTGACGGCAGCCTTCAGAAGGACGGCTCCATCGTCGCTGAGCTTCAGGTTATCACCGGCGCTACAAACGAGATGGGCTTCAACAAGTTGAGCGCCAGATAG
- the grdB gene encoding glycine reductase complex selenoprotein B, protein MSKLRVVHYINQFFANIGGEEKADYQPELREGVVGPGMAFNQAFGEEAEIVATVICGDSYFNENVDSATKTVLDMIKSQNPDLVICGPAFNAGRYGVACGTVASAVKKELGLPVVTGMYKENPGADMYKKDVYIVSTKNSAAGMRDAVKKMAPLALKVAKGEKIGASAEEGYMPNGLRVNFFEKKRGSERAVEMLVKKLAGKEFETEYEMPSFDRVAPGEAIKDMSKAKIALVTSGGIVPKGNPDHIESSSASKYGQYDIEGVTDLTAETYETAHGGYDPVYANEDADRVLPIDIITEFIKEGKIGSLHKYFYTTVGNGTAVANAKKFATEIGQKLVDDHVDAVILTSTUGTCTRCGATMVKAIESYGIPVVHIATVVPISQTVGANRIVPAVAIPHPLGNPALTLEEEKEIRRKIVSKALEALQTPVEDQTVFEWK, encoded by the coding sequence ATGTCGAAGTTAAGAGTAGTTCACTACATTAATCAGTTCTTCGCCAACATCGGCGGCGAAGAAAAAGCTGATTATCAGCCGGAACTGCGGGAAGGCGTGGTTGGACCTGGTATGGCCTTCAACCAGGCTTTCGGTGAAGAGGCAGAGATCGTTGCTACCGTTATCTGCGGCGACTCCTACTTCAACGAGAACGTAGACTCCGCAACGAAGACGGTTCTTGACATGATCAAGAGCCAGAATCCGGATCTGGTAATCTGCGGACCGGCCTTCAACGCCGGACGTTACGGCGTAGCCTGCGGTACCGTAGCTTCTGCCGTAAAGAAAGAGCTTGGACTTCCGGTTGTTACCGGTATGTACAAGGAGAACCCGGGCGCTGATATGTACAAGAAAGACGTATATATCGTTTCTACAAAGAACAGCGCAGCCGGCATGAGAGACGCCGTTAAGAAGATGGCTCCCCTGGCATTAAAGGTTGCCAAGGGTGAGAAGATCGGCGCTTCCGCTGAGGAAGGCTACATGCCGAACGGCCTTCGTGTGAACTTCTTCGAGAAGAAGAGAGGTTCCGAGCGTGCCGTTGAGATGCTTGTTAAGAAGCTTGCAGGCAAAGAGTTTGAGACCGAGTATGAGATGCCGAGCTTTGACCGTGTTGCTCCTGGTGAGGCGATCAAAGACATGTCCAAGGCAAAAATTGCCCTGGTTACATCCGGCGGTATCGTACCGAAGGGCAACCCGGATCATATCGAGTCCTCCAGTGCTTCCAAGTACGGACAGTACGACATTGAGGGCGTTACCGATCTGACTGCTGAGACGTATGAGACGGCTCACGGCGGCTATGACCCGGTATATGCGAACGAAGACGCAGACCGCGTACTTCCGATTGATATCATCACCGAATTCATTAAGGAAGGAAAAATCGGCAGCCTTCATAAGTATTTCTACACCACCGTTGGTAACGGAACGGCGGTAGCGAATGCGAAGAAGTTTGCGACGGAGATCGGCCAGAAGCTGGTTGACGACCATGTTGATGCCGTAATTCTCACCTCGACCTGAGGTACCTGTACTCGTTGCGGTGCAACGATGGTTAAGGCTATTGAGAGCTATGGTATTCCGGTTGTTCATATTGCAACCGTAGTCCCGATTTCCCAGACCGTGGGCGCAAACCGTATCGTCCCGGCTGTCGCAATTCCGCATCCGTTAGGAAACCCCGCCCTGACTCTTGAGGAAGAGAAGGAAATCAGGAGAAAGATTGTTTCCAAGGCTTTGGAAGCATTACAGACACCGGTTGAAGACCAGACTGTTTTTGAGTGGAAATAG
- the trxB gene encoding thioredoxin-disulfide reductase, producing the protein MDKIYDVIILGAGPAGLAAGLYSGRYRLSTLVIEKAKDGGQIAITDEIENYPGQMVEGESGPSLIERMTKQVEKFGAERVSDTINKVELDGDIKKLYGTKDTYQCRALIIATGAFPRPIGCKREGEFMGKGVSFCATCDANFFEDMEVFVVGGGDSAVEEAMYLTKFARKVTIIHRRDELRAAKSIQEKAFKNPKLHFMWDTVVDELHGDGILDGMTVKNTKTGELTRIDADPDDGMFGLFGFIGYNPRSELFEGMIDMENGYIKTDDNMHTNIPGVYAAGDIRVKSLRQVVTAAADGAIAAQQAEKYIADLH; encoded by the coding sequence ATGGATAAGATATATGATGTGATTATCCTGGGGGCAGGCCCGGCTGGATTAGCAGCCGGCCTGTACTCCGGAAGATATCGCCTTTCCACCCTGGTAATCGAGAAGGCCAAGGATGGCGGGCAGATCGCAATCACGGATGAAATCGAAAATTATCCCGGTCAGATGGTGGAAGGCGAGAGCGGCCCGTCCCTGATCGAGAGGATGACAAAGCAGGTGGAGAAGTTCGGCGCAGAGCGCGTGAGCGACACCATCAACAAGGTAGAGCTGGATGGCGACATCAAGAAGCTCTACGGAACCAAAGACACCTATCAGTGCCGCGCACTGATCATTGCGACAGGTGCATTCCCGAGGCCAATCGGCTGCAAGAGAGAGGGCGAATTCATGGGCAAGGGCGTATCGTTCTGCGCCACCTGTGATGCAAACTTCTTCGAGGATATGGAAGTATTCGTAGTCGGCGGCGGAGATTCCGCTGTGGAAGAGGCAATGTATCTGACGAAATTCGCAAGGAAGGTCACGATTATCCACAGAAGAGATGAGCTTCGCGCTGCCAAATCCATCCAGGAGAAAGCATTCAAGAACCCGAAGCTGCATTTCATGTGGGATACGGTTGTGGACGAGCTCCACGGTGACGGCATCCTCGACGGAATGACGGTCAAGAATACGAAGACCGGCGAACTTACGAGAATTGATGCAGATCCCGATGACGGCATGTTCGGCCTCTTCGGCTTCATCGGCTACAACCCGAGAAGCGAACTGTTCGAGGGCATGATCGACATGGAGAACGGCTACATCAAGACGGATGACAACATGCACACCAATATCCCGGGCGTATATGCGGCAGGTGATATCCGTGTAAAGAGCCTCCGCCAGGTTGTAACGGCTGCTGCTGACGGCGCTATCGCTGCACAGCAGGCTGAGAAGTATATTGCTGACCTTCACTAA
- a CDS encoding thioredoxin: MVELTKETFEEEVLKAEGTVLVDFYGDGCVPCQALMPHVHAMEDTYGKDIKFTALNTTKARRLAIGQKILGLPVIALYKDGEKIAECVKDDATVENIEAMIKAHL; encoded by the coding sequence ATGGTAGAGTTAACAAAGGAAACCTTTGAAGAAGAAGTATTAAAGGCTGAGGGCACTGTTCTCGTAGACTTCTACGGCGACGGCTGCGTTCCCTGCCAGGCTCTGATGCCGCATGTTCATGCTATGGAAGACACCTACGGCAAGGACATCAAATTCACGGCTCTCAACACCACAAAGGCTCGCCGTCTGGCTATCGGCCAGAAGATCCTGGGCCTTCCGGTTATCGCTCTTTACAAGGACGGCGAGAAGATCGCTGAGTGCGTAAAGGACGACGCAACCGTTGAGAACATTGAGGCTATGATCAAGGCTCATCTGTAA
- a CDS encoding glycine/sarcosine/betaine reductase complex selenoprotein A: MAILNGKKVVIIGDRDGIPGPSIEACVKTAGADVVFSSTECFVUTSAGAMDLENQKRVKDFAEKYGPENLVVVLGAAEGEAAGLAAETVTAGDPTFAGPLAGVQLGLTVYHICEDEMKAEVDAAVYDEQISMMEMVMDVDDIANEMSSIREQYCKYL; this comes from the coding sequence ATGGCTATCCTGAATGGTAAGAAAGTAGTTATCATCGGAGACCGCGACGGTATTCCAGGGCCATCCATCGAAGCATGCGTTAAGACGGCAGGCGCAGATGTAGTATTTTCATCTACCGAGTGCTTTGTCTGAACGTCCGCGGGTGCTATGGACCTTGAGAACCAGAAGAGGGTTAAAGATTTCGCAGAAAAATACGGACCGGAGAATTTAGTTGTTGTTCTCGGTGCCGCTGAGGGTGAGGCAGCCGGACTGGCAGCCGAGACCGTTACTGCGGGTGACCCGACGTTCGCAGGCCCATTAGCAGGAGTCCAGTTGGGACTGACTGTATATCACATTTGTGAGGACGAGATGAAGGCAGAGGTAGATGCCGCTGTCTACGATGAGCAGATTAGTATGATGGAAATGGTTATGGATGTGGACGATATTGCAAACGAGATGTCCTCTATCCGCGAGCAGTATTGTAAGTATCTGTAA
- a CDS encoding glycine reductase, whose protein sequence is MNGYPVLKGASYTLAITPDMVIHNGTTQTTEMVVNPDSEYLKELPGHLRSFEDAVSYIPNQVYIGNAKPADLAATEFPFYDKKWPDASRDGKYGQIMPQDEFYGLMQICDVFDLVLLEKDFAQAVKAKLAAQNLLKEDQLAVLDKNTSTSEEIAALVNDEHSEGLYHEGKLVGAVKRAHDVDVNLSAHVMLENLVTKASNVLSLIELVKKAGVNPEEVDYVIDCCEEACGDMNQRGGGNFAKAAAEIAGFTNATGSDVRGFCAGPAHALLHAAAMVKAGTFKHVVVTAGGCTAKLGMNGKDHVKKGLPILEDAIAGFSVLISEDDGVSPQIRTDIVGRHTIGTGSAPQNVISALVTNPLDAAGLGILDIDKYSPEMQNPDITKPAGAGDVPEANYKMIAALGVKKGEIARADIAKFVKEHGMTGWAPTQGHIPSGVPYLGPLRDEVLAGETNRAMIIGKGSLFLGRMTNLFDGVSFVVQANDGSAKDGGDAGFDEAKVKTMIGEAMRDFAKGLLGE, encoded by the coding sequence ATGAACGGGTATCCAGTATTAAAAGGGGCCAGTTATACACTGGCAATTACACCGGATATGGTAATCCATAACGGTACGACACAGACAACAGAAATGGTCGTGAATCCGGACTCCGAGTATTTAAAGGAACTTCCGGGACATTTGAGAAGCTTTGAGGATGCGGTATCCTACATACCGAATCAGGTGTATATTGGAAATGCCAAGCCGGCAGACCTGGCTGCTACGGAATTTCCGTTCTATGACAAGAAGTGGCCGGACGCTTCCCGCGACGGCAAGTACGGTCAGATCATGCCGCAGGACGAGTTCTACGGACTGATGCAGATCTGTGATGTTTTTGACCTGGTGCTGCTTGAGAAAGATTTTGCACAGGCTGTAAAGGCGAAACTGGCTGCCCAGAATCTTTTGAAAGAAGATCAGCTGGCAGTTCTTGATAAAAACACAAGCACTTCGGAGGAAATCGCTGCTCTCGTAAACGATGAGCATTCCGAGGGCCTCTATCACGAGGGCAAGCTGGTAGGCGCTGTAAAGCGTGCCCATGACGTAGACGTAAACCTGTCTGCTCATGTTATGCTTGAGAACCTTGTGACGAAGGCTTCCAACGTCCTTTCCCTGATCGAGCTGGTTAAGAAGGCCGGCGTAAATCCGGAGGAAGTGGACTATGTCATCGACTGCTGCGAGGAGGCCTGCGGCGATATGAACCAGAGAGGCGGCGGAAACTTTGCGAAAGCTGCTGCTGAGATTGCCGGCTTCACAAACGCAACAGGTTCCGATGTCCGCGGTTTCTGCGCCGGCCCGGCTCATGCGCTTCTGCATGCTGCTGCTATGGTTAAGGCAGGAACCTTCAAGCACGTTGTCGTTACGGCTGGCGGCTGTACCGCTAAGCTCGGTATGAACGGCAAGGATCATGTAAAGAAAGGCCTTCCGATCCTTGAGGATGCCATTGCAGGCTTCTCTGTTTTAATCAGCGAGGATGACGGCGTTAGCCCGCAGATCCGCACGGATATCGTGGGACGCCACACCATCGGCACAGGTTCTGCTCCGCAGAACGTAATTTCTGCCCTGGTTACCAACCCGCTTGATGCAGCAGGACTTGGAATCCTTGATATCGACAAGTATTCTCCGGAGATGCAGAATCCGGATATCACAAAGCCGGCCGGCGCAGGCGATGTTCCGGAGGCAAACTATAAGATGATCGCAGCCCTCGGCGTTAAGAAGGGCGAGATCGCACGTGCTGACATTGCCAAGTTCGTAAAAGAGCATGGTATGACCGGCTGGGCTCCGACCCAGGGCCACATCCCGTCCGGCGTTCCGTACCTTGGGCCGCTGCGCGATGAGGTTCTTGCAGGAGAGACCAACCGCGCCATGATCATCGGCAAGGGAAGCTTGTTCCTTGGAAGAATGACAAACCTGTTCGACGGCGTTTCCTTTGTTGTCCAGGCTAACGACGGCTCCGCAAAAGACGGCGGCGACGCTGGCTTCGATGAGGCAAAGGTTAAGACCATGATCGGCGAGGCCATGAGAGACTTTGCAAAGGGACTTCTCGGCGAATAA
- a CDS encoding glycine reductase: protein MSDTKIKKLIAETFLEVADALETGQYGKQPVIGFASEGSEHGEDNIERAMELAAAKGLKAVLIKGEDIHKDMEKMLDSGEIDAAVTMHYPFPIGVSTVGKVITPGIGKAMYIATTTGTSDTDRVCGMVKNAIYGIIAAKAEGIENPTVGIANIDGARQTEKALLKLAEQGYDINFAQSARADGGIVMRGNDLLAGTPDIMVMDSLTGNLMMKIFSAYTTGGSYESLGFGYGPGIGDGYGRLIMIVSRASGAPVIAGAMEFATNLVKHNWKAVADAEFAKAKKAGLDAILDEIRSAGKKEAAAEETVVAPPKEICTDQIPGIEVMDLEDAVKALWKAGIYAESGMGCTGPIVLMAADKKERAYEILKEAGYVG from the coding sequence ATGTCAGATACGAAAATTAAAAAGCTCATTGCGGAAACCTTCCTGGAAGTGGCAGACGCCCTGGAAACCGGTCAGTATGGAAAACAGCCGGTGATCGGCTTTGCCAGCGAAGGCAGTGAGCATGGTGAGGATAATATCGAAAGAGCGATGGAGCTGGCAGCCGCCAAGGGCCTCAAAGCTGTTTTGATTAAAGGGGAAGATATCCATAAGGATATGGAGAAGATGCTGGATTCCGGCGAGATTGACGCTGCCGTTACGATGCATTATCCATTCCCCATCGGCGTTTCCACCGTCGGAAAGGTCATCACCCCCGGCATCGGAAAGGCTATGTATATTGCCACGACCACAGGTACGTCCGATACGGACCGTGTCTGCGGCATGGTAAAGAATGCCATTTACGGCATCATTGCGGCCAAGGCTGAGGGCATTGAGAACCCGACGGTCGGCATCGCAAACATCGACGGCGCAAGACAGACAGAGAAGGCTCTCTTAAAGCTCGCAGAGCAGGGCTATGACATCAATTTCGCACAGTCTGCAAGGGCTGACGGCGGAATCGTCATGAGAGGAAATGACCTGCTTGCCGGTACGCCGGACATCATGGTTATGGATTCCCTGACCGGAAACCTGATGATGAAGATTTTCTCCGCTTATACAACAGGCGGAAGCTACGAGTCCCTGGGCTTCGGATACGGCCCGGGAATCGGCGACGGCTATGGCCGTTTGATTATGATCGTATCCCGTGCCTCCGGCGCACCTGTAATCGCAGGCGCCATGGAGTTTGCAACGAACCTGGTTAAGCACAACTGGAAGGCTGTTGCGGACGCTGAATTTGCAAAGGCAAAGAAGGCCGGTCTCGACGCAATTCTCGACGAGATTCGTTCCGCAGGCAAGAAGGAAGCTGCTGCTGAGGAGACCGTTGTAGCTCCGCCGAAGGAAATCTGCACCGATCAGATCCCTGGCATCGAGGTTATGGATCTGGAGGATGCTGTAAAGGCCCTCTGGAAGGCCGGCATTTACGCCGAGAGCGGCATGGGCTGTACCGGCCCGATTGTGCTCATGGCTGCCGACAAGAAGGAGCGCGCATACGAGATCTTAAAGGAAGCCGGATACGTCGGCTAA
- the selA gene encoding L-seryl-tRNA(Sec) selenium transferase yields MEKKQEILRSIPKMDELLLDEQLVFFMESTPRAVVVDAAREITDRVRKEILSGERTEVPGKDEMIAAICAQVTGEKKRDLRNLINATGVVLHTNLGRSNLCRAAVESILSVADSYSNLEYDVKNGIRGSRHDHVEKIITRITGAEAAMVVNNNAAATMLCLSAMAWQKEVIVSRGELVEIGGSFRVPEIMEQSGCHLKEVGTTNKTKMADYRNAYDPEHTGALMKVHTSNYRILGFTEEVTVKEMAALGKELGLPVIYDMGSGLMTDLSRYGVDEPTVLDALKDGADVVLFSGDKLLGGPQGGIIIGKKKYVDLMKKHPLARAFRVDKLTLAALEATFFEYLDMESAKRSVPVLKMITTSTEELKSRAELLKQRISEKTEAFTLGTEPCKDQIGGGSAPTTLLSGYAVTVSSEHMTAERLERLLRKAAVPVIVRVAHDKIVLSVRTVREEEMAAVAEAFAFAAAQDNGSKGE; encoded by the coding sequence ATGGAAAAAAAGCAGGAGATTCTGCGGAGTATTCCTAAAATGGATGAGTTGCTACTGGATGAGCAGCTCGTTTTTTTTATGGAATCGACGCCGAGAGCCGTGGTTGTTGACGCGGCAAGAGAGATTACGGATCGGGTAAGAAAAGAGATTTTATCGGGGGAGAGGACAGAGGTTCCCGGAAAGGATGAGATGATTGCCGCCATCTGCGCGCAGGTTACAGGCGAGAAGAAGCGGGATTTGAGAAACCTCATCAATGCCACAGGCGTTGTGTTGCACACGAACCTGGGGCGCTCCAACCTCTGCCGTGCGGCGGTGGAGAGCATCCTCTCCGTGGCCGATTCCTATTCCAACCTGGAATACGATGTGAAAAACGGTATTCGCGGTTCACGCCATGACCACGTGGAGAAGATCATCACGCGGATCACCGGCGCTGAGGCGGCCATGGTTGTCAACAACAATGCGGCTGCCACCATGCTCTGCCTTTCGGCTATGGCATGGCAAAAGGAGGTCATTGTCTCCCGCGGCGAGCTGGTGGAAATCGGCGGTTCCTTCCGGGTGCCGGAGATCATGGAACAGAGCGGCTGTCATTTAAAGGAGGTCGGAACGACCAATAAGACGAAGATGGCCGATTACCGGAATGCCTATGACCCGGAGCACACCGGTGCCCTTATGAAGGTGCATACAAGCAATTACCGGATCCTTGGCTTCACCGAGGAGGTGACGGTGAAGGAGATGGCAGCTCTCGGAAAAGAGCTTGGGCTTCCGGTGATCTATGATATGGGAAGCGGCCTGATGACCGACCTTTCCCGCTACGGCGTCGATGAGCCGACGGTTTTGGACGCCTTAAAGGACGGGGCCGACGTGGTGTTATTCAGCGGTGACAAGCTTCTTGGCGGGCCACAGGGCGGCATTATTATCGGAAAGAAAAAATATGTGGATCTGATGAAAAAGCATCCTCTTGCCAGGGCGTTCCGCGTCGACAAGCTGACGTTGGCGGCTCTGGAGGCGACGTTCTTTGAGTATTTGGACATGGAGAGCGCAAAACGCTCGGTTCCGGTTTTAAAGATGATTACCACATCCACCGAGGAGCTTAAGAGCCGGGCAGAGCTTTTAAAACAGCGGATTTCGGAGAAGACAGAGGCGTTTACCCTCGGGACGGAGCCCTGTAAGGATCAGATCGGCGGCGGTTCGGCGCCGACGACGCTGCTTTCCGGCTATGCGGTGACGGTTTCGTCGGAGCATATGACGGCGGAGCGGCTGGAGCGGCTTCTCAGGAAGGCGGCCGTGCCGGTTATCGTGCGGGTCGCCCACGATAAGATTGTCCTTTCTGTCAGAACGGTGCGCGAGGAGGAGATGGCGGCAGTGGCGGAGGCTTTCGCTTTCGCGGCAGCCCAGGATAACGGATCAAAGGGGGAGTAG